The proteins below are encoded in one region of Pleuronectes platessa chromosome 14, fPlePla1.1, whole genome shotgun sequence:
- the LOC128455759 gene encoding coiled-coil domain-containing protein 148, whose amino-acid sequence MEEQARKDKERVQFRADMLQRRAEEREARELEHQREEEEKQNRLEALRNQVGVVAEADPERMMADTEAWRSRLLNVKECELQRPLYSINTYTDKQIVSDPRVRVEQALREAGLHQSPYAKEVLSVLQPPKPPRRDTESVIKF is encoded by the exons ATGGAGGAGCAGGCGAGGAAAGATAAAGAGAG GGTGCAGTTCAGGGCCGACATGCTGCAGCGGcgagcggaggagagagaggctcgGGAGCTTGAgcatcagagagaagaagaggagaagcagaaTCGTCTGGAAGCTCTCAGAAACCAG GTTGGGGTGGTGGCCGAGGCGGACCCAGAGAGGATGATGGCAGATACTGAGGCTTGGAGGAGTCGCCTCTTGAATGTAAAGGAGTGCGAGCTCCAGAGGCCTCTCTACAGTAttaacacatacacagacaaacag attGTGTCTGATCCGAGAGTGCGGGTGGAGCAGGCGCTCCGGGAGGCCGGTCTGCACCAGAGCCCGTACGCCAAAGAGGTTCTGTCTGTCTTACAGCCCCCAAAACCTCCTCGCCGAGACACTGAGTCCGTGATCAAATTCTGA